In the genome of Sciurus carolinensis chromosome 3, mSciCar1.2, whole genome shotgun sequence, one region contains:
- the LOC124980037 gene encoding keratin-associated protein 4-4-like isoform X2 gives MCNSCCGSCCSGQGCGCCQRRCCQTTCCRTTCCHPSCCCSSSGCGGYSGCGSCCCRPICCRTTCCRTTCCRPSCCGSCCCSPCCGGCSGCGGSSGCGGCSGCGSCCCRPICCRTTCCRTTCCRPSCCGSCCCSPCCGGCSGCGGSSGCGGCSGCGSCCCRPICCRTTCCRTICCRPSCCGSC, from the exons ATGTGCAACTCCTGTTGTGGATCCTGCTGCTCTGGCCagggctgtggctgctgccagCGCAGGTGCTGccagaccacctgctgcaggaccacctgctgccaccccagctgctgctgca GTTCCAGTGGCTGTGGTGGGTACAgtggctgtggctcctgctgctgccgcCCCATCTGCTGTAGgaccacctgctgcaggaccacctgctgccgccccagctgctgtggctcctgctgctgcagcccctgctgTGGTGGATGCAGTGgctgtggtggctccagtggctgcGGTGGGTGCAgtggctgtggctcctgctgctgccgcCCCATCTGCTGTAGgaccacctgctgcaggaccacctgctgccgccccagctgctgtggctcctgctgctgcagcccctgctgTGGTGGATGCAGTGGCTGTGGAGgctccagtggctgtggtgggtgcagtggctgtggctcctgctgctgccgcCCCATCTGCTGTAGgaccacctgctgcaggaccatctgctgccgccccagctgctgtggctcctgctga
- the LOC124980037 gene encoding keratin-associated protein 4-2-like isoform X3 — protein sequence MCNSCCGSCCSGQGCGCCQRRCCQTTCCRTTCCHPSCCCSSSGCGGYSGCGSCCCRPICCRTTCCRTTCCRPSCCRTTCCRTTCCRPSCCGSCCCSPCCGGCSGCGGSSGCGGCSGCGSCCCRPICCRTTCCRTICCRPSCCGSC from the exons ATGTGCAACTCCTGTTGTGGATCCTGCTGCTCTGGCCagggctgtggctgctgccagCGCAGGTGCTGccagaccacctgctgcaggaccacctgctgccaccccagctgctgctgca GTTCCAGTGGCTGTGGTGGGTACAgtggctgtggctcctgctgctgccgcCCCATCTGCTGTAGgaccacctgctgcaggaccacctgctgccgccccag CTGCTGTAGgaccacctgctgcaggaccacctgctgccgccccagctgctgtggctcctgctgctgcagcccctgctgTGGTGGATGCAGTGGCTGTGGAGgctccagtggctgtggtgggtgcagtggctgtggctcctgctgctgccgcCCCATCTGCTGTAGgaccacctgctgcaggaccatctgctgccgccccagctgctgtggctcctgctga
- the LOC124980037 gene encoding keratin-associated protein 4-4-like isoform X1, which translates to MCNSCCGSCCSGQGCGCCQRRCCQTTCCRTTCCHPSCCCSPCCGGGSGCGGSSGCGGYSGCGSCCCRPICCRTTCCRTTCCRPSCCGSCCCSPCCGGCSGCGGSSGCGGCSGCGSCCCRPICCRTTCCRTTCCRPSCCGSCCCSPCCGGCSGCGGSSGCGGCSGCGSCCCRPICCRTTCCRTICCRPSCCGSC; encoded by the coding sequence ATGTGCAACTCCTGTTGTGGATCCTGCTGCTCTGGCCagggctgtggctgctgccagCGCAGGTGCTGccagaccacctgctgcaggaccacctgctgccaccccagctgctgctgcagTCCCTGCTGTGGTGGGGGCAGCGGCTGTGGAGGTTCCAGTGGCTGTGGTGGGTACAgtggctgtggctcctgctgctgccgcCCCATCTGCTGTAGgaccacctgctgcaggaccacctgctgccgccccagctgctgtggctcctgctgctgcagcccctgctgTGGTGGATGCAGTGgctgtggtggctccagtggctgcGGTGGGTGCAgtggctgtggctcctgctgctgccgcCCCATCTGCTGTAGgaccacctgctgcaggaccacctgctgccgccccagctgctgtggctcctgctgctgcagcccctgctgTGGTGGATGCAGTGGCTGTGGAGgctccagtggctgtggtgggtgcagtggctgtggctcctgctgctgccgcCCCATCTGCTGTAGgaccacctgctgcaggaccatctgctgccgccccagctgctgtggctcctgctga